ccattcagtcaacatgaaaacatcaaacacacaattgaAGCATTATCCGTGTCCTTGTAATAATGGCAAGATGTAGCCGTCCAATCCTGGGATCTACTGTATATACCGAGAActtatttacaaatagcatacaagtgctggaattgggaccTGATCTACGATGCCAATAAATCCTACAAAACTTAACGTGTATAGTACAGTACAATATTCCTGTTGGGAAAATCAGCAGTGACGCTGCTGTGCCAACTGTGTCATGCGACCTCCTAAAGACATGTTTTACATTATAAATACAGTTTGAAGTCttacctttatttattgttgatggcattatttctgaaatgaaaattcaatttggTTAATATGTTGGTAATTGTAACAATTTATTAGTAATGTTGTAATCTTGTCAAGAAAAATGCCATCACAATGGGACAGCTGGAGTACTGCCGTGGCTGGTGTACCACCaaaaagggaaggaggcaggaccAAATCTAACACTAGACAATAACTACCACATCAAATTGCCAtgccatcaaaatgtcaggttgttgCATTTACGATCATTTGAACAGGTCAAATTTTGTAAGGGTAAGTTTTCTAAATTACATAAACATTGAGAGCAGTCATGCTAAGATAGCTTGTCAAGCCTCCACTAGCCACCATACTTTTGTTGCCTCACTGTACATGCAAGTTTTTGGTACAGTATTGGGTGTTAcctcagtcagatccaatcTAATGCTATTAAAAAGGTCTGTTCTTGTTGCATTAATAGATTTTAGTACACTTATTTTAATTCAGCAGATCCATATACTTTTCTGtagatatatataaaattataaTGTTTACAGTAACTGACTGAGTTTGATGTAAAGGgttgccttttatcttcaaagtataAGTGATATTACAGTATTAAAGGATTTTTGCATTAATAGATTTTAAAACACTGTAATTCAGAAGatccatttatttttgtgtcGATATATATAATTATACTACTTACAGTGACTGACTCAGTTTGATGTGAAGGgttgccttttatcttcaaagtataAGTAATATTACAGTAATGGGGCATCCCCATCCTAAACAGCTAGTCAAGAAACTACCATCACAACCAAAGCTGAGGCTTGTTCGAGGCAGCAGACGATGGTATCTCCTCTTTGGCCATGTCAaaaattttgtttcattttccctctttctgtcatttcccttctgggtgttgggggggggggggggggggtcgtgtggtggacacataggggtgtatctcacacccaggtgatgcatggggtgatgggcgtggttagccttTGATTTGATGCACTGTTCGACGCGCCATTTAGTATATtctggtggatgcagaataaagacatccaaaccatctgctctgtccgagtcgttcctcatcctgccacattggtgacccTGTTTTGAACATGTACGAGGCAGCAGAGATCGTATCTCCTCTTCGGCCATGTCGCCCCAACACACGCAGCCAGCTAGTTTCACCGCGTCCGTGAAGCAGCCTGACTTCTGGCAGAGCGACCCGGCCCCGTGGTTCCAGCATGTCGAAGTGCTGTTCCACCTGCGAGGAGTCACCGAGGAGGACTCCAGATATTATTTGGTGGTCGCGGCTCTGGACCAGCAATCCACTCGCCACGTCATACAGCTGCTGCGGGACCCGCTGCGTGCCGAGGATGTGCCCAAGACTGCGGTGATTACCCCGTTTGGGCTTTTTGAGTTCCTGCGCATGCCCTTTGGCCTGAAGGGGGATGCACAGACCTTACAGACATTACTTCTTTCAGGGGGCCTCAGTTTGTCTCGGAACTCTGGGCATCTATGGCTAGATTATTGGGTACACAGGTTCACCGTACCACCGCGTACCATCCTTAGGCTAACGGGCTATGTGAACGCTTTCACCGTTCACTCAAGGCTGCATTCCGTGCCGCGCTTTCGGATGACAGCTGGGTGGATCGTTTACCTTGGGTGATGCTCGGTTTGCGTTCAACTCctaaagaggatttggatgcTTCGCCTGCGGAATTGGTCTTGGGACAACCGCTTCGTGTTCCAGGGGAATTTCTGCCAGAGAGCGGCCTCCTTGTAACTTTCCTGCCAGAAGTTCCTTTTCGGCCGAGTCTACTCTGGCTCCATCCCCCGTGCTCCACTGTTTTACATGGTCGTTTGTACCGATGGACTTGGCAGCGGCTCGCTTTGTTTTCGTACGACGTGACGCCCACCGGTCACCCCTTCGCCCTCCGTACGACGGCCCATTCCGGGTGCTCGAGACGGGGGCAAAGAGTTTCGTGCTTGATATGGGAGGTCGGTCGGAGCGGGTCACATTGGATAGGCTGAAGCCTGCGCATTTGCTGGTTGGGCAGGATGTGCTGTCGGCTCAGGTCCCCCCGTCGGGGCCGTTCTCCTTCTAAGGTCCAGAATGTCCCGTCTGATGATCTTTGTTCTAATTTATAGCCCGCTGTGGACTTTAGTGCTTTATAACAGCAGTGCTTTATAACAGCAATGTAAAATATTCTCACCCATCCATGCTGAGACGCAATGGTAGTTCTGTTGGAGCAGGTTCTGCAGGGTGGCGTCAGCACTCAGGCGGGAGGAAAGCCGAAGACAAACACCTGGACACCATCCAATCAATGATTGAAGACCTCTAGACCTTGGACAATGTGTTTAACCATGAATAAAGCTACAGAGAAACCGACCTTGCAGAGATATCGACAGATTAATTACAGAAATGTGAACAATTttcgaatgagccaatattagcAGCCACGTGCGAATACCGATTATTACCATTAGCCATTTGGAGTCACATGCAGATCTTAATGGGGACAATGGTTTAGGTTACTTTGCCTCCGCAATTAACAACTTAACCAGCACAATGGTaaacatgttaaaataaaacgctATTGATGTCAAACGGCGTTAATATCAATCACGGCAGCATTACCAGATAATAGTAACGTTAACCACAAGAACAATGTAATGAAAATGACACAGAAGCGGTCAATTCTTTACACTGAGAGACAGAATAGTATGATTGTGAAGCTTTAGCTGGAATTAGTTCATTTAGCAGTTGTGAAAGTAATTAAAACGAGCAATGCGATGTAGGAGATGCGTACTTATGTGAAGCGCAAGGGTGGGACTGTATCAATTGAAGTGGCGGTGGATTCACGTACAATGGGAAATTCGAAACCTGCCATTTGAAATTGTGTTATTTTCCCAGTtaatgtgacacacacaggcagcccctCCCATACCCACAGGCTGTGAGCTGCACCGCCCCTTCACCCCACACACAGATTCGCGATCAGGACCACCCGTATTCAAAAGCCGTTTTGGACTGCTTAACACCGTCCAAATATATGGAGTCTGAGCAtgttagaaccacaagactttgaaatataactgTGTCAAGTTTCATAAATTTAGCTTACCCGGTGACAGAGAAACAACGAGTTAACCATGAAGCGTTTGTCAGTTCTGAGGCGTTTTCCCCCGCTCTCTTCTGCATTGAGTTAATAGGAGATTTGAGCGGAACAGTCGGCGTTTTAGCTCGTTTTACGGGGCACTGGTTAATTTAACGTCCCCAAACCGACGACTGCGAATTAGTCGAGGTTTATATTTACAAAatgatgggtttttttgttttttaatcaatctatgagcttttttgtgctggattCCACTTTTTGTGCCTAGGAGGCACACCCAATGAATCAACACACTATCACAATCCATATCTTCTTTAATAATACAAACCATAATTCAAGCACGGACAGCACACCCACAAGtccttacactcacacactattcAACACAGTTGACTTCCATGCAGCTACAGAATACACTCTTTATATGCCTGCAGACTTTGGCGGCCCTCGACCCGTACGACGTGCAAAACCAAGTGTAGACAAGTGTAGACGAATTGTGGCAAAGTCAAGTCTTTTGACAGGGATCCGCGAGCATAAAGTGCCTAACTGCTCTTGGCATGTCAAATGTCCCAAATGGTTATAAATATCTGTCAAAATCTTTCATTGAAATGTAAGCCATCAAGCTATTGAGCCATCTGCTGGATGGAAAAATGAATGCAGGGCAAAGCGATGACGGTCTGTGGGTGTAGTAGTATTTGAACACACAAGTGATGTTATTTGTGCAGTCAGAAATTGAAAAGATGGTAAAGAATACCATGCCCGGGCCTGTTGTTGCTTGCTGTAGTTGAGGAATAACATTTGTCATGCAAGAAAAACAGTGATGATGCTGTCATTGGTCCCTTGCAGGTTCCTACATTGTGGTGGCCCAGAAGACTTTGCCAGGTGTCTTGGAAATGGAGGCGTCCTAtgtttggaaatgaataaagcacTGACTGTGATTAAAGAGAGGTGGCCCCACCCAGGTGACACTGAAGAGCAAGAACACTTAATTTCCCAATGagtgctacaaaataaaaataaaaaagctgttGCCagccttattttattatttttttaatggccTCAAGGTCCTGCATGTCTCGGGTGTGGACTGGAAAGTCATCCGGGTGTGAAAGAATACAAATGAGACATGTGCATTGTATTCAAAGAAGCATTTATTGTCAAGTGCAAAGAAGAATTTATTGTCAAGTGCAGTCAATAAAACACTCCAATCTTCTTCGCTTATACCTGGAAATGAGGTCCCAAAAGAATGTCCACAGCCCTTTGAAAGTCTACAAAAGTGTCAAAAGTCTGGCCTTCAAGTCCTGGAGACGATGACTTTTTGCTGTTTGGACAGTAAGTcttttttctgtatttgttGTGGCCTTTAGTTGGTTGACCACACAGTGCACAGATGTGCACTTTGAAAGCGGTAGGCTCAGTGCCACTGTGCTCCACCCATCTCCTCTTGTAAAAAGTGGATCGAGCTGGCGACCATTGATGCCGGGGGGGGTTGGGACGGTTTGTGTTTGGAAAAAGCGAGAGGGACTGTTGGAAGTGTTGCCTGGATTTGACCGGATGAGCAGACAGGCACAGGCTGTGGGACAAAAGTACCTTTGCGTGGTGTCGTCTGGGATGGTGCGGGTGATGGTGGTTCTGGCTGTGGggcggggggagagggggatgtAACTGTGTGACTAAGAGGTGGTAAATAAGGGGCCGCATCTGTGCGACCGTGTCGATATTTAAGTTTCCTGGTCCCCGCCAGAGATGGAGTGACCTCGTAGGTCACCTGAGGTCGACTGGTGTGCGGTCTTTCAAGAGGTAGCTCCAGCGCCGGGGGTTGACTGCACTGCGCGATGCTCTGATGGCGTCGGAGGACAGATAGACCTTGGTCAGTCACATTGGCAGCTGACAAGGCCTCCTGTCGCCTGATAAAGTGCGCAATGgatttactgtttattttcagTAGAGGAATCCCCAGCTTGCTGAGCTCGGCATCATCCACAGTGACTCTCTGTTGGACACGCTGGTATAATCTGGTCAAGAGATGTTTGTGCGGCAGCCCGCCAGCCTTTGCTCTGCAGTGCGGGTGCAGCCACAGCTGTTTGACGAAGCAGTACATCAGCCTGTTCTTCCTGGAGTCCAGCAGGTGGGCAGCCGAATGTCGTTTGCTGAACTTGAGCTTTTGCACCAAAGACGATTCAGCAGGGTCTCCGTTGGTGCGGCCGAAGAGAGCGTTGCCCCAGCGTGCAGAGTACAGGCTGTCAAACTGGTGAATGCTTCGGTCGTGGAGATGGAGCCCGTTCCATGCAGCAATGACCCTCTGCCTTGTAGAGTTGCTGATGGCGAGCTTTCCCTCTTCCAACGCAACGTCCACCAGGAGTCTGCTGAGCTCCTCCACGTGCTCGTACCCCGGGAGATGATTTGGACCGCACACGTCCTCGGCGCAGGGGTCAAAGTCATCGGCGACAGCCTGGTCAGTGAGGTGCAGGTTCCTAGGGAGAGGAGTCAGGCGATCGTCAACGGCATCCGAAATGTATCCCGCGTCACCGTCCGGGGGATCGTCGTCGCGGGAAGCCTCGTCTACCTCCCCCTCGTCCGCTGGGCCCTCGTCCCCCTCGTCCTCATCAGTTTGCAGTGTGTTTGTAGTCTGAGCATAATGTTCAGGAACATTGAAAGTGTCTGTCGATTGGCAAAACAAGTACTCAAGACCGATTCGCTCCCCACCGGGCGGCACAGGAGCCCTGTAGTTGGCATCCTCCACCACCCCAAACAGCTGCTGACACCTCTCATTGAGACGATGCACCAGCGGCGACACGTAGACGAGGTGCTGTCGTCCCTGTTGTCCTCTGACACTGGCAGACTCCCTGTCGGCATTCCAACGTGCAATCCCAGCCAGGAGGTACACTTGAAATGGGACGGCTGCACAGTGGGGTCCTGGAATCATGCTGGGCAGGAAGGAGTGGAAGCCCTCCAGGCTGTTGCTCCCCCTGTCTGTGGCGTAGCGCGGCAGACTCGCACCGTTGCGGGTAACGTGTTTTTTTATGGTGTACATGTTCCGCCCAGGAGGGTCCTGGATGCACTCGAGGTGCTTCTGTTGATTTTGCCAGACGTGATCGATGTCGTCGTTACCCTTGAACAGATGGACCTGGTTGTCGTCCATTCCCGCCGGTCCTTTCAGAGTGTCGATGACCTTCTGGACACGCACAAAGGTTTCCTGGGCCCCAACTGTGATTCTTCTCACATAATGGGACAGGTCCCTTTTGGTGACATGCCTTTCGATCAGCTGGCTATCTGAAAGGGAGTCGGCCCTGTCCGGGAGTCCCGCACGCACCGCCTGCAAGAGGAGCGCCACGTCGTCCTTGTTGTAGGAGAAGACGGCGGCCGACAAAGCGGATTTAAAGAGGGCATACTTGGAATGGTGATCCGTCCGAACAGCCGCGTCAAATCTGTGGATCCAATGGAAGATGTCCAGACGGATCAGCATGCCTCTGGCGACCCACTTGTCAAAGAGCTGCTCCAAAGAGGAGACTCCGAGAGCCCGACAACAGCCGCGGTCCACGTACATCAGTACCGGAGCCGCCTCTCCTGCCCTTTGGTAGCGCTCCATGAGCCCTTCGGCCATCGGCCGCATCTTCTCCAAAGACTCCTCGCAGGTCAGTACGGACATGAGGATCTGACTCCGCTCGTTGCCGACGTTGGTGCACCACTCTGCGGTGCCTTTTCCGTCGCCAGACAACTTCTTGCAGATCTGAAAATGTATACAAACAGTCAAAGACCTGTATTTGGTACCTTGTTGATGCTAACTCTTGATCTAGTAATGGCTGTGCAGATGCAATGCACTTATTTAGTTAGACACAAAGAAATGCCCTGAATTCAGTTGACACACACAAATTACCTTCTTGGTGGAGTCATATTTGAGCACTTTCCCAAACGTTGACATTATCTGCGCCCGGTAATCCTCAATATTCTCAGCCATCCCTCGTATGTCACCTAATAAGAAAACACACGATTATATCCGACATCCGATATATAGTCACTGAATACTCAAACttgagcttgtttttaatggattaCCTCCGgttgtgctgctgatgttgctgtgggCCGACAGGGCTGAGGCGCTGCATCCATCACGGCGGTCGTCCTCTCGGGAGCTGCTACCGGAACCTTGAATATAACCAGCATTTTAGTGTAAGTTTTTGTATTGGCACACTTTAGTGTGGCGTCCCCAGGATATGGAGCAAAGAGTCACCTCGATGTGTGGTTCAGACGGCGATCTTGCCGTCGACGATGGAGCGGTGCGTCTGACGGACTTGTGTGCAGACGCTGGTCGGCtctgttttccaggtcttttggccttttctgctgcagctttagtgaaatgtgggagaaaaaggcCAACGTAAACATAACTCATCTAAAATGTAGCTTCAGTCCTCACTGCGTTCTGAAAAGCTTGTGCATAATATTAACAATTACCTTTTCTTTCATATGAGGCAAGAGCCTCAGCAAGCACGGCATCATCCTCCTGAACGGTAGCGACTGTACATGTCGATGAGCTGCTGGaagtggcagtagcagtggtgGTGGCAGTCGCTGTAGGGGGGGGCGCACCGTGTTGTGCCTTCTGAAAGACACATAAATATCAGTAAAAATGTCACCACGCTGTTGCACGAGGTCGCGTCGACCTACCTCTCTGTCGAGAATGTATTTTCGGAATCGTTTCAGGGAGCTGGTGGCTATGTCATTTTCGGCCATGACCAACCATTGCTTCACAGAGGTGTGTGCTTCCTGAGCCATTCTCCTCTCGTGGTCACTTCCACATTGGGGGTCGGACAGAAGTTGTTTATGGAGGCTGTACCACTTCCACATCTCCTCGAACGTAAACGACTTGAACCGCCCCTGTCCGTAAATGgctctgtccacacacatcTCCAGGTGGCACGACACGTGCGGGAAGAACTGGATGTACTTGAGGAGGTAATCCTTAACCCACTCGTCATTTATCGGTCCTCTCTCTGGTCGCTGCTTCTCTTTAACGTGGCGATCAACGATACTGGAATATCACATTTAATTATGAATCACTTAACGGGACAGGAATGAGCAAAGATTTCATTTGTTTAGAACAGCACACTTACTATTTAATGTAGCCAACATCGTTTTCCACCAGCCACTGGAAGTTTTTGCCTCGGTACTTGCCAAAAGTCAGAATTAGCTGACCCATCCACTGCACCTCTGAGGGATTTTGGGTGACCAGGCGGCATCTCCTTTTAGCTGAAGACAAACGGTTATGTCTTTAATGCCACATTTGTCCAAGTAGAGTGAGTCAACTGAGCATCAAAACATATATTTGACCCTGATTAccttaccttcatcacaggcagTCTTAAGACATCTCAGTCCACTGTCATCAGTGGGCTGATGTGGTTTCGACTGGTCCCGTACCTCTTTTGAGGCCTTCAGAACGCACTGTTGCCCATCCTGTGGCACACTCGTGTCCAGAATACACAGCGATGGCATCAATGGGTCCATTGCAGAAGGTTTatctgaaaaaaacaaccaaagcaaAGTGTCATGAGCAAGCAAACAACTAACTCAGAGATTACTACTGCCACCAAGCAAGGCACTTCCCAGGTACTTGCACTTGCTGCCCACATCTGGCTGCCCTCACCTTTTTTGGATGTATTGTTCCCCCCACTTCCCACCTTTCTCGGCTGTATTGTCCCTGCACACTCATGGACATTCTTTTGTTTGTAATACTCAATAGGCATGTAGGTCAAAACATTGAACGTAAACATTTAATTCAGAGACAAAGAAGGCAAACAAGCAATTCGAGCATGGAGGCACCTCAATAACACAATGTCTATAGATGCGATTAGCGACATTATCCCGCTAGcggaaagttgttttttcatgGCAAAAGTTAGCTTTCGAGCACATTTATAGGTACGATTGCAAAGATATGCTTCCGAGCACGCAAAAAGCACGCAAATATGAAAGGAAAGACGGGCTGACTTACCTCAATTCAAA
The genomic region above belongs to Takifugu rubripes unplaced genomic scaffold, fTakRub1.2, whole genome shotgun sequence and contains:
- the LOC115248781 gene encoding uncharacterized protein, which encodes MAENIEDYRAQIMSTFGKVLKYDSTKKICKKLSGDGKGTAEWCTNVGNERSQILMSVLTCEESLEKMRPMAEGLMERYQRAGEAAPVLMYVDRGCCRALGVSSLEQLFDKWVARGMLIRLDIFHWIHRFDAAVRTDHHSKYALFKSALSAAVFSYNKDDVALLLQAVRAGLPDRADSLSDSQLIERHVTKRDLSHYVRRITVGAQETFVRVQKVIDTLKGPAGMDDNQVHLFKGNDDIDHVWQNQQKHLECIQDPPGRNMYTIKKHVTRNGASLPRYATDRGSNSLEGFHSFLPSMIPGPHCAAVPFQVYLLAGIARWNADRESASVRGQQGRQHLVYVSPLVHRLNERCQQLFGVVEDANYRAPVPPGGERIGLEYLFCQSTDTFNVPEHYAQTTNTLQTDEDEGDEGPADEGEVDEASRDDDPPDGDAGYISDAVDDRLTPLPRNLHLTDQAVADDFDPCAEDVCGPNHLPGYEHVEELSRLLVDVALEEGKLAISNSTRQRVIAAWNGLHLHDRSIHQFDSLYSARWGNALFGRTNGDPAESSLVQKLKFSKRHSAAHLLDSRKNRLMYCFVKQLWLHPHCRAKAGGLPHKHLLTRLYQRVQQRVTVDDAELSKLGIPLLKINSKSIAHFIRRQEALSAANVTDQGLSVLRRHQSIAQCSQPPALELPLERPHTSRPQVTYEVTPSLAGTRKLKYRHGRTDAAPYLPPLSHTVTSPSPPAPQPEPPSPAPSQTTPRKGTFVPQPVPVCSSGQIQATLPTVPLAFSKHKPSQPPPASMVASSIHFLQEEMGGAQWH